The following proteins are encoded in a genomic region of Clostridiales bacterium:
- a CDS encoding glucosamine-6-phosphate deaminase, giving the protein MNINVFKDYDELSEKTAEFIADFVKKKTDAHLCLAAGDTPTGTFKNMVRLSKEGKVSFSGCTFVGLDEWVGMDENDEGGCKNYVYNNLFIPLAVKKSKIVFFDACADSLEAECRRVDDYIKNNGPIDLMLVGIGMNGHIGLNEPGVSFDSYSHVVKLDPVTRNVGQKYFKEKTNLEMGITLGIKHLMESKCAILIANGTKKAEIIRKVVKGEVTNKIPASILQQHKNCYLFLDKDAASMLDI; this is encoded by the coding sequence TTATGAATATAAATGTTTTTAAAGATTATGATGAGTTGTCGGAAAAGACCGCAGAGTTTATAGCCGATTTTGTAAAGAAAAAAACAGATGCGCATCTTTGCTTAGCCGCAGGCGATACCCCGACCGGGACGTTTAAAAATATGGTTAGGCTTTCAAAAGAAGGCAAGGTGTCTTTTAGCGGCTGCACATTCGTAGGCCTCGATGAATGGGTTGGAATGGATGAAAACGATGAGGGCGGCTGCAAAAATTATGTTTATAATAATTTATTTATTCCTTTGGCTGTAAAAAAATCAAAAATAGTTTTCTTTGATGCCTGCGCGGATAGCCTTGAAGCAGAATGCAGGAGAGTCGATGATTATATTAAAAACAACGGCCCGATCGATTTAATGCTTGTAGGTATAGGGATGAACGGCCATATAGGACTTAACGAACCGGGCGTATCTTTTGACTCATATTCTCATGTGGTCAAACTTGATCCTGTAACCAGGAATGTAGGGCAGAAGTATTTCAAAGAAAAGACCAATCTCGAGATGGGGATCACTCTTGGAATAAAGCACCTGATGGAATCAAAATGTGCGATTCTCATTGCAAACGGCACAAAGAAAGCCGAAATAATAAGAAAAGTAGTTAAGGGTGAAGTTACCAATAAAATTCCCGCAAGCATTTTGCAGCAGCATAAAAACTGCTATTTATTTCTGGATAAAGATGCTGCTTCAATGCTTGATATATAG